In Sardina pilchardus chromosome 8, fSarPil1.1, whole genome shotgun sequence, the genomic window GGACAAGACAAAATGATAGTTGATGGTTACAATTAAGTGAGGCACATATAATGTACAAAATTACAGTTTGTAACAGTAAAGTATGATGATTCAAGTGAAGTACAAGATGAAGTTTAGCGGACCTGAAAAGAACTGGATGATGTCCTTCTCTGTACAGCTGAAAGACATGCCTCTGAGCCTGACCACTCCTTCATTCACTGGAGGACTGATTCCCTGCAGAATGCTCTGCATGACTCCCTGCTCGTCTTCTTCTGCCACCTCaaacactgcacaacacacagaggGTGCTCAGAATACCAGTTACCATGTTAAATCATGTTACCATATTTGTTTGTAAAGAGTAAACGCACACCTTGTGAGGTGCTCACGGCGGTAAATGAAAGGTTACGTTTAAacaaaagtgtcgtggcacactaggaacttcaaaataatatttttttattgaccaacgtttcggcttacgccttcatcagggtcattttACCATGTTACCAACCACATTTAGCAAGTTAGATGTAATGACACCACAATATTCCTCAAGACGGTTGTCCATTTTCAGTGAGCAGTGAGAACAATTgtaatggggagagagagagagagagagagattgagtgtgtgtgtgtgagagagagagagagagagaacttgatCAATGAGGATTTTCCATCCTGCATTGGCACAGTCAGTAATAATGACAGATACAGACCCTCAATATAGCGACTTCCTAGGTACTGCTTGTGTCTCTCCAGAGCCTTGCTGACATCCTCCTCAGTCTCCATTTCCAAGACGGCTTGTCCATTCGGCCTCCCATCTTTGTGATGCATAAAATGAACTCCTTTTGCCCCTTGAcgaatcctgcaatctgttgcaagacaagacaagacaagacaagacaacaaACACACCCGTTTGTTAATAAGGTATGGTTGACCTGGGACATTATCAGCTTAACTAGATACCGGGTGAGCTTCACCTACCAGAGAAAAACTCCAATATATCCTCTGTCTTGCAAGACCGGACCAAGCCCTTGATATGGACTACGTAAACATCCTTTGTCTCAGGATTTGAGTTTTCCGTATACTCTGGTAGAGGTGGGTACTCATTCTCCTTGAATGGAGCACCTGCCTAAATAGTATCAGACCGTTCAACAGGACAATTAAGTTAGCTGCCAAAATAAGCAGAACGTGTTACTGAGACAGTCAGACACTTCAATGGGCAGAACAATCTAcaaacacgccacacacactggaggacTGAAGTCGATGATGAATGCAGCAGATATTACTTCAACTGCGCGCTGCCTAAGACAtgattagaggggatgcatcccctctattgaaatccggtcgcttcttattattacagtgcatggaaatgcactgtattgttattcctaggctttttctttttattatttttatttttattattattcttccaggccctaatttgactctaaccgcttatcgtaggaacttggttcaaactttgtcacgtagctcttgcatcaaagtttTGGCCTATTGCTTTTCATttttctacgacttttactttttgaaatattaaataaaaactaaacttaattttgccatagacttaacattggctttgtgacatcataattagcttttaaagaaatagttcatggaatcaactttgccagtgttctctcactgacttcagcaacttcaatggaacttcttctctgtgtgtctctctattgaactggatagctcacttgtcatccccactttctttcacttctttttcttcacttcctctcactttctctatcactctctctattcctcacaattttgataacttttcaaaactatatttaaaataacagttttatagcaaagcaaccactgtaattacttagtaacaacctagcaaccacttccataatgacaccctggcaaccaccctagcaaccaatgtgatttccctagcaaccaacctagtcaccactttttatagaatagtaaccactttaattAACCTAGCAAcatcttagtaatcactttaagtagcctaccctagcataatccttacaatgactttccatgcactggtatttccttcaggaaatgcttttctagttattacagtgcatgaaaatgcactgtactgttcttcctagacttcttattattattatatttattattattccgcttaccactttttctgcccgcaattcctcttcaaccgtttaacttagaaacttcattcaaactctgtaacgtaggtcttctaatggatcgggttgctataatttttcaactttgtaacttttatactttttaaactataaattaaaaactattaaaaattaccccatagacttaacattggcctctatgacatcacaatcgggtcgttgagcaattagaatcttatgccaggtggccagccccacctgcagcagccctctctctctcaggctattaagcatacaatctctctgtgaagactacatatcctgttaactgtttcctctgtccacaactgtttcaaaataaaagtcctcgctgcaataatacactattaaatcatttaaccattgaaactactcatctattgaactgttcaacgattccaactgtcagttatcatcaactatgcttccattcaactacatgaaaccttcatgtacctagcaaccaacatagcaaccattaaaattaagcgtttttgacagtttccatagcaaccaacatgattatactaccgtaacttctttattcctgatagtgggcaccatggataccctagcaactactgtttcaaaataaaagtcctcactagcaagttagcattgttagcatggttagcattgttagcatagttagcattttttagcataactgctaaaaatgattagctaagttagctaatcaacctggttagcattgttagcatagttaacattgttagcatagttagcatgtttagcacaactgctaaaatgattagttaagttagctaatcaacctggttagcattgttaacatagttagcaatgttagcatagttagcatttttagcattactgctagaaatcatcagctaagttaacttatcaacctggttagcattgttagcattgttaacattttagaatacctgttagaaattattagttaagttagaacaggaatgtttaagctttaaaatgtctaccttaacactatcaactctctttaaactatgcaaccaccatgtttaccctagctacaccttagcagccatatctacatttttttgcattttcatgcactggtaattccttggaattgcatttctagttattattattctttttacctttttgtgcgcgctattcagcccgaaccgcttaacgtacaaacttggttgaaacaccgttcagtagatcttccaaatatctactagacaatctatttgacatttttgagaagtttatactttttgagatatttgtaattaaaagtgtattttccccccatagactttaatggagaatgtgatgtcataatgagccagaactctcagttcccagtctagttagaacactgccctgtgaatccaactgtcacttttaatcaaagattctagaacagagttccactttagaatgtttgccATACAATCTGCATacaaagcatacaatctggctctccctgaactacacatcctattgaagtgtttcctgtgtgtcaaaataaaagtctacccaacagattgcatcccctcgtgtaattcctcgggaattgcatttctagtttacatTTGGTTTCTAAGACAGGTAATGTTAGCTAGCAGCTACGTGAACTCTATCGATTCAATACCTCGGGCGACTGGATACTCCGACATGACGTCCACGTTGACTTGACGTTCAGAAGAAAGGTATGTGATTGACTGGTAGACCAGTGATGATACCGTGGCCGATCATGTCGGTTACATGAAAGCCACATGACTTGGGTTGGAGAAGGTTTGTTTAGATGAAATATCTTGGTGCATGGTTGCCGAATTTCACCGAACGAACGACGCAGAGTTGATATCAACGCAGTCCTACAGTATCCAGCCATGACAGACAGCTTTAAAGTAAATGTCCCTGTAGTCCTTCCTTGCAGTTATTTCATATCGTCAGCTACCGAATATAGCCGACTTTAAACTCTTGGAGTCTAGTGAACCTCGTGCTACTGATTATTTATCCTTGCGTTGACCTGACTCTTCCGTTCAAGCAATTCaagcaaagtctttttaaagcgaTCTGGTTCaagcatagacagtaaaagaagatGGGTTCAGGTTCAAGCAGGGAATGTCTAATAATCCGTAGACGGGCTGGTTCAAGGCAGCATGTTTCCTGGTTGTGATTGAATAACCTCTATGTGAAGAAGAAGAACGAGGGAAAGGTCAAAACGATGTTTGCAACGGTTTGTCACATGTCGCCATCTAGTGCTTTGGCAGACGGACATTTGAAGAAGAGTGCTCTGCCTCTGCTTCAAGTGGTCCTCTCAACTTTTACCATAAACATGGCTTTTGACAAGCTagaatatatttgtgtgtttactcTAAAAATAGATGATAGAAATATGAAACGGATAGTTAAGTGAATATTGCCTATACTAATTGCGCACTGCAAGTAGACGATTTACCGTAAAAGTAGCCTTATTATCAAATATGTGCTGAG contains:
- the grsf1 gene encoding G-rich sequence factor 1, whose protein sequence is MAGYCRTALISTLRRSFGEIRQPCTKIFHLNKPSPTQVMWLSCNRHDRPRYHHWSTSQSHTFLLNVKSTWTSCRSIQSPEAGAPFKENEYPPLPEYTENSNPETKDVYVVHIKGLVRSCKTEDILEFFSDCRIRQGAKGVHFMHHKDGRPNGQAVLEMETEEDVSKALERHKQYLGSRYIEVFEVAEEDEQGVMQSILQGISPPVNEGVVRLRGMSFSCTEKDIIQFFSGLDIVENGVTLLLDRKGRCKGDAYVQFASQEMAVKALERDREVMGRRYIEIFPSSKKEIRQKTQEPADFPKNRTPYPNRGTHTPAASETAGIHRLREGRSAPVSAVPIHYVHMRGLPFGATAEDIVKFFAPMRVARIMMDYRSDGRASGEAEVHFRNHEDAVDAMSKDKEYIGNRYIELFLHSNSEQS